A region from the Variovorax sp. V93 genome encodes:
- a CDS encoding hotdog fold thioesterase, translating into MRIWKKDISVEELTRNHIGTAVSTLGMEFLEVGDDFIRARVPVDERTRQPYGILHGGVSVVLAETLGSCGAHYSAPEGDRAVGLDINANHIRSATSGWVTGTARPVHRGRTTQVWQIDMTNDAGELTCVSRITMAVLAPR; encoded by the coding sequence ATGCGTATCTGGAAAAAAGACATCTCTGTCGAGGAACTGACCCGCAACCACATCGGCACCGCCGTGTCCACGCTGGGCATGGAATTCCTGGAGGTGGGCGACGACTTCATCCGCGCCCGCGTGCCGGTGGACGAGCGCACCCGCCAGCCCTACGGCATCCTGCACGGCGGCGTGTCGGTGGTGCTGGCCGAGACGCTGGGCTCCTGCGGCGCGCACTACTCGGCCCCCGAGGGCGACCGGGCCGTGGGCCTGGACATCAACGCCAACCACATCCGCTCGGCCACGAGCGGCTGGGTCACGGGCACCGCGCGGCCGGTGCACCGGGGGCGCACCACCCAGGTGTGGCAGATCGACATGACCAACGACGCGGGCGAATTGACCTGCGTCTCGCGCATCACAATGGCGGTGCTGGCGCCGCGCTAG
- a CDS encoding tripartite tricarboxylate transporter permease, whose translation MIDAALLDQILVATGMGLVGAIVFAAIGLVSGTDETTTLAPLTLLVVLLGVPPEGVFTFFLAAAVAKHMTHAVPTALLGIPGDTMATPLLQDANVLRNLGVPHIALRKMVSGAIIAAFLAVPLAVLFAVLLAPYGAAITKAAPWIFVVAAVAIAYFSSGRWASVATLVPFVMVIVALQALTGKYGVKLSISYFLGIAIGPLVADLFSVISPAARARMKRDKVRTFSLAPDVKGWSGYFPNPFKVLDRGQVKWTVATAAISSATFVFSPVAMTVVLGELVGSRIKHAYHRLTTTLAARNGVTEATYIAEALIPLIAIGLPLSPVAAGPAAPLFNAPPVFTIDSATGQTHNLHNLLNHWEFLGYGMLAVMLAALVAYPFTMNFARRAALFVSRKVSHEAIIATFVGLIVVISVWEGQLLGLLVILTMGLLGGLLSRAIGFNTGVQFMGYYTAVLTVPAVIKAFG comes from the coding sequence GTGATCGACGCTGCACTCCTCGACCAGATCCTCGTTGCCACCGGCATGGGCCTCGTGGGGGCCATTGTTTTCGCGGCCATCGGCCTCGTCTCGGGCACCGACGAAACCACCACGCTCGCGCCGCTCACCCTGCTGGTGGTGCTGCTCGGCGTGCCGCCCGAAGGCGTGTTCACCTTCTTTCTCGCAGCGGCCGTGGCCAAGCACATGACGCATGCGGTGCCCACCGCGCTGCTGGGCATTCCGGGCGACACCATGGCCACGCCGCTGCTGCAGGACGCGAACGTGCTGCGCAACCTCGGCGTGCCGCACATCGCGCTGCGCAAGATGGTGTCGGGCGCAATCATCGCGGCCTTCCTCGCGGTGCCGCTGGCCGTGCTGTTCGCGGTGCTGCTGGCACCCTACGGCGCGGCCATCACCAAGGCGGCGCCCTGGATCTTCGTGGTGGCGGCCGTGGCCATCGCCTACTTCTCGAGCGGTCGCTGGGCCTCGGTGGCCACGCTGGTGCCGTTCGTGATGGTGATCGTGGCGCTGCAGGCGCTCACCGGCAAGTACGGCGTGAAGCTCAGCATCAGCTACTTCCTGGGCATCGCGATCGGGCCGCTGGTGGCCGACCTGTTCTCGGTGATCTCGCCGGCGGCACGCGCCCGCATGAAGCGCGACAAGGTCCGCACCTTCTCGCTCGCGCCGGACGTGAAGGGCTGGTCAGGCTACTTTCCGAACCCGTTCAAGGTGCTCGACCGCGGACAGGTGAAGTGGACCGTTGCGACCGCCGCGATCTCCAGCGCCACCTTCGTGTTCAGCCCGGTCGCGATGACGGTGGTGCTGGGCGAGCTGGTGGGTTCGCGCATCAAGCACGCCTACCACCGGTTGACCACCACGCTGGCCGCGCGCAACGGCGTGACCGAGGCCACGTACATCGCCGAGGCGCTGATCCCGCTGATCGCCATCGGCCTGCCGCTGAGCCCGGTGGCGGCCGGCCCGGCCGCGCCGCTCTTCAATGCGCCGCCGGTGTTCACCATCGATTCGGCCACCGGCCAGACCCACAACCTGCACAACCTGCTGAACCACTGGGAGTTCCTGGGCTACGGCATGCTGGCGGTGATGCTCGCGGCGCTGGTGGCCTATCCGTTCACGATGAACTTCGCGCGCCGCGCGGCGCTCTTCGTCTCGCGCAAGGTGAGCCACGAGGCCATCATCGCGACCTTCGTTGGCCTGATCGTGGTGATCAGCGTGTGGGAAGGGCAGCTGCTCGGCTTGCTGGTGATCCTCACGATGGGCCTGCTCGGGGGCCTGCTGTCGCGCGCCATCGGCTTCAACACCGGCGTGCAGTTCATGGGCTACTACACGGCGGTGCTGACGGTGCCGGCCGTCATCAAGGCCTTCGGTTGA
- a CDS encoding hydroxymethylglutaryl-CoA reductase, degradative translates to MVADSRIPNFRALTPAQRLAHIAQATSLTGDEVALLAQPGALSVDRANGMVENVIGTFELPLGVAGNFTVNGRDYLVPMAVEEPSVVAAASFMAKLAREGGGFEASSTGPLMRAQVQVIGITDPYGARLALLRARDEILAVANSRDKVLIGLGGGCRDIEVHVFGDTPRGAMVVMHLIVDVRDAMGANTVNTMAEAVSPLVETLTGGTVRLRILSNLADLRLARARVRLAPAVLATRERSGEDVVEGVIDAYTFAAIDPYRAATHNKGIMNGVDPVIVATGNDWRAVEAGAHAYACRSGRYSSLTTWEKDAGGALVGTIEMPMPVGLVGGATKTHPLARLALKILDVKSAQELGEVAVAVGLAQNLGALRALATEGIQRGHMALHARNIALVAGAAGDEIDSIARQMAAEHDVRTDRAVALLEALRRK, encoded by the coding sequence ATGGTCGCCGATTCCCGCATTCCCAACTTCCGCGCGCTCACGCCCGCACAGCGCCTTGCCCACATCGCGCAGGCCACATCGCTCACCGGCGACGAGGTGGCGCTGCTCGCCCAGCCCGGCGCGCTGAGCGTGGACCGCGCCAACGGCATGGTCGAGAACGTGATCGGCACCTTCGAGCTGCCGCTGGGCGTGGCCGGCAACTTCACCGTGAACGGGCGCGACTACCTCGTGCCGATGGCGGTCGAGGAGCCCTCGGTGGTGGCGGCCGCTTCCTTCATGGCCAAGCTGGCCCGCGAGGGCGGCGGCTTCGAGGCTTCGAGCACCGGGCCATTGATGCGCGCGCAGGTGCAGGTGATCGGCATCACCGACCCGTACGGTGCGCGGCTCGCGCTGCTGCGTGCGCGCGACGAAATCCTGGCCGTGGCGAACAGCCGCGACAAGGTGCTGATCGGCCTGGGCGGCGGCTGCCGCGACATCGAGGTGCATGTGTTCGGCGACACGCCGCGCGGCGCGATGGTGGTGATGCACCTGATCGTCGACGTGCGCGACGCGATGGGTGCGAACACGGTCAACACCATGGCCGAGGCGGTGTCGCCACTGGTCGAGACGCTCACGGGTGGCACGGTGCGCCTGCGCATCCTGTCGAACCTGGCGGACCTGCGGCTGGCCCGTGCGCGCGTGCGGCTCGCCCCCGCGGTGCTGGCCACGCGCGAGCGCAGCGGCGAGGACGTGGTCGAGGGCGTGATCGACGCCTACACCTTCGCGGCCATCGACCCCTACCGCGCGGCGACGCACAACAAGGGCATCATGAACGGCGTCGATCCGGTGATCGTCGCGACCGGCAACGACTGGCGCGCGGTGGAAGCCGGCGCGCATGCCTATGCGTGCCGCAGCGGGCGCTACAGCTCGCTGACCACCTGGGAGAAGGATGCGGGCGGCGCGCTGGTCGGCACCATCGAGATGCCGATGCCTGTGGGGTTGGTCGGCGGTGCCACCAAGACGCATCCACTCGCCCGGCTCGCACTGAAGATCCTCGACGTGAAGTCGGCACAGGAACTCGGCGAAGTCGCGGTGGCCGTGGGTCTCGCGCAGAACCTCGGCGCGCTGCGCGCGCTCGCCACCGAAGGCATCCAGCGCGGCCACATGGCGCTGCATGCCCGCAATATCGCGCTGGTCGCGGGCGCCGCCGGCGACGAGATCGACAGCATCGCCAGGCAGATGGCCGCCGAGCATGACGTGCGCACCGATCGCGCCGTGGCATTGCTCGAAGCGCTGCGCAGGAAGTAG
- a CDS encoding PLP-dependent aminotransferase family protein, which produces MTTIADSLAETLARQIASGAYKAGDKLPSLRELAQLHGYAKNTVVAAFELLVSRGLVEPRRGSGYFVLAQSTPKPVEEEAGSLGRAMDIVWLMREQLKTQPDAVAVGDGFPPVEWLADVRLDKYHPKVVRTGLGALFRYGSRFGYAPLRDHLVRKLADFGIGAEPRQIVLTHGANEAMDIVIRYFVPPGGKVLVDDPGYYPLFGKLKLAGAQMLAVPRLADGPDLDVLERLLMAERPRLFFTQSLAHNPTGSDISPAKAFRVLQLAQKYDLLIVENDPLADFKPTALPRLSALDQLERTIYIGSFSKSFSAALRVGFIACGAGLASDLADLKALIHVSSSEYSERTVDVILSEGHYQRHLNRLQNRLGEATRKALQLFDSVDAEVFARTPQSLYVWAALPGVADSLVLAKELLPRKIVMAPGRIFSTDSTQVSRWSRFNVGAMADPRFAKALRTALRRRPGG; this is translated from the coding sequence ATGACCACGATTGCCGATTCGCTTGCCGAAACCCTCGCGCGCCAGATCGCGAGCGGCGCCTACAAGGCCGGCGACAAGCTGCCGTCGCTGCGCGAACTCGCGCAGCTGCACGGCTATGCCAAGAACACGGTGGTGGCCGCGTTCGAGCTGCTGGTGTCGCGCGGCCTCGTCGAGCCGCGGCGCGGTTCGGGCTATTTCGTGCTCGCGCAGTCGACCCCCAAGCCCGTCGAGGAAGAAGCGGGCAGCCTTGGCCGCGCGATGGACATCGTGTGGCTCATGCGCGAGCAGCTCAAGACGCAGCCCGACGCGGTGGCCGTGGGCGACGGCTTCCCGCCGGTCGAATGGCTGGCCGACGTGCGGCTCGACAAGTACCACCCCAAGGTGGTCCGCACGGGGCTTGGCGCGCTGTTCCGCTACGGCAGCCGCTTCGGCTATGCGCCGCTGCGCGACCACCTCGTGCGCAAGCTGGCCGACTTCGGCATCGGCGCCGAGCCGCGGCAGATCGTGCTCACGCACGGCGCCAACGAGGCGATGGACATCGTCATCCGCTATTTCGTGCCGCCCGGCGGCAAGGTGCTGGTGGACGACCCGGGCTACTACCCGCTGTTCGGAAAGCTCAAGCTCGCGGGTGCGCAGATGCTGGCCGTGCCGCGGCTGGCCGACGGGCCCGATCTCGACGTGCTGGAGCGGCTGTTGATGGCCGAGCGGCCGCGCCTCTTCTTCACGCAGTCGCTCGCGCACAACCCCACGGGCTCCGACATCTCGCCGGCCAAGGCCTTCCGCGTGCTGCAGCTCGCGCAGAAATACGACCTGCTGATCGTCGAGAACGACCCGCTGGCCGACTTCAAGCCCACGGCCTTGCCGCGGCTTTCGGCGCTCGACCAGCTGGAGCGCACCATCTACATCGGCAGCTTCTCGAAGTCGTTCTCGGCAGCCTTGCGCGTGGGCTTCATCGCCTGCGGGGCCGGCCTGGCGAGCGACCTCGCGGACCTGAAGGCGCTGATCCACGTGAGCAGTTCGGAGTACAGCGAGCGCACGGTCGACGTGATCCTGAGCGAAGGCCACTACCAGCGGCACCTGAACCGCCTGCAGAACCGCCTCGGCGAGGCCACGCGCAAGGCCTTGCAGCTGTTCGATTCGGTCGATGCGGAGGTCTTCGCGCGCACCCCGCAGTCGCTCTATGTCTGGGCCGCGCTTCCCGGCGTGGCCGACTCGCTGGTGCTGGCGAAGGAACTGCTGCCGCGCAAGATCGTGATGGCGCCGGGGCGCATCTTCAGCACCGATTCGACGCAGGTCTCGCGCTGGTCGCGCTTCAACGTCGGCGCCATGGCCGACCCGCGTTTCGCGAAGGCGCTGCGTACCGCGCTGCGGCGACGTCCCGGCGGTTGA
- a CDS encoding feruloyl-CoA synthase, which produces MNDDDFLLDQSQIAPPRTVRIDFDDGSFALRSPMALKPYARCIGEWLERWARETPEALAFAERDDSGEGWRKLDYRALREAVGGVAQALLDLELPAEKPIVILSDNAIDHAVLMLAAMHIGRTACSLSSAYSRLARDPSRLHGMLQALQPALIYASDARIYGGALAGCGVEAVTVFSRHADAHAGALPFAQLLQARETSAVMQAYEAILPDTHAKYLLTSGSTGKPKVVINTHRMLCANQQMMAQTWRFLAHEKPVLVDWLPWSHTFGGNHNLHMVLAHGGALYIDEGRPAPGLIEKTMRNLREVKPTLLFNVPRGFDMLLPFLEADDALASEVFSRLRLAFYAAAALAPSTWQRLEAVAQRVRPERPLWLTTSWGATETSPAITSAHWKLDGAGCIGAPLPGLELKFVPNGQKLEMRVKGVSVFPGYRHAPRETAEAFDEEDYYRIGDAGFLADPAEPSQGVIFNGRVAEDFKLSSGTWVSVGTLRVKLVSMLAPHVQDVVLTGHDRDEIGMLVFASPQAASLAPQALAGRIAEVLRALRSEGAGSSQCPACALVLSEPPSLDAGEITDKGYINQRAVLVRRAAEVARLHAGADHDLQVIRLRD; this is translated from the coding sequence ATGAACGACGACGACTTCCTCCTCGACCAAAGCCAGATCGCCCCGCCGCGCACGGTGCGCATCGACTTCGACGACGGCTCCTTCGCGCTGCGTTCGCCGATGGCGCTCAAGCCCTATGCGCGCTGCATCGGCGAATGGCTGGAGCGCTGGGCGCGCGAGACGCCCGAGGCACTGGCCTTCGCGGAGCGCGACGACAGCGGCGAAGGCTGGCGCAAGCTCGACTACCGCGCGCTGCGCGAGGCCGTGGGCGGCGTCGCGCAGGCGCTGCTCGACCTGGAGCTGCCGGCCGAAAAGCCCATCGTGATCCTCTCGGACAACGCGATCGACCACGCGGTGCTGATGCTCGCGGCCATGCACATCGGGCGCACGGCGTGCTCGCTGTCGAGCGCGTACTCGCGCCTGGCCAGGGATCCGTCGCGGCTGCACGGCATGCTGCAGGCGCTGCAGCCCGCCTTGATCTACGCCTCGGACGCCAGGATCTACGGCGGCGCGCTCGCGGGCTGCGGCGTCGAGGCGGTCACGGTGTTCAGCCGCCATGCCGACGCGCATGCCGGCGCCCTGCCCTTTGCGCAACTGCTGCAGGCGCGCGAGACATCCGCCGTGATGCAGGCCTACGAAGCCATCCTGCCCGACACCCACGCCAAGTACCTGCTGACCTCGGGCTCCACCGGCAAGCCCAAGGTGGTGATCAACACGCACCGCATGCTCTGCGCCAACCAGCAGATGATGGCGCAGACCTGGCGATTCCTCGCGCACGAGAAGCCGGTGCTGGTCGACTGGCTTCCCTGGAGCCACACCTTCGGCGGCAACCACAACCTGCACATGGTGCTCGCCCATGGCGGCGCGCTCTACATCGACGAGGGCCGGCCCGCGCCGGGCCTGATCGAGAAGACCATGCGCAACCTGCGCGAGGTGAAGCCCACGCTGCTGTTCAACGTGCCGCGCGGCTTCGACATGCTGCTGCCTTTTCTCGAAGCCGACGATGCGCTCGCGAGCGAGGTGTTCTCGCGGCTGCGGCTGGCCTTCTATGCGGCCGCGGCGCTCGCCCCCTCGACCTGGCAGCGGCTCGAAGCGGTGGCGCAGCGCGTGCGGCCCGAGCGCCCGCTGTGGCTCACCACCTCGTGGGGAGCGACCGAGACCTCTCCTGCCATCACCTCGGCGCACTGGAAGCTCGATGGCGCCGGCTGCATCGGCGCACCGCTGCCAGGGCTCGAACTCAAGTTCGTGCCCAACGGCCAGAAGCTCGAGATGCGCGTCAAGGGCGTCTCGGTGTTCCCGGGCTACCGCCATGCGCCGCGCGAAACCGCCGAGGCCTTCGACGAAGAGGACTACTACCGCATCGGCGATGCCGGCTTTCTTGCGGACCCCGCCGAACCCTCGCAAGGCGTGATCTTCAACGGCCGCGTGGCCGAGGACTTCAAGCTCTCGAGCGGCACCTGGGTCTCGGTGGGCACGCTGCGCGTGAAGCTGGTGTCGATGCTGGCGCCGCATGTGCAGGACGTGGTGCTCACGGGCCATGACCGCGACGAGATCGGCATGCTGGTGTTCGCGAGCCCGCAGGCCGCCTCGCTCGCGCCGCAGGCGCTGGCCGGGCGCATCGCCGAGGTGCTGCGCGCGCTGCGCAGCGAAGGCGCGGGTTCCTCGCAATGCCCCGCATGCGCGCTGGTACTCAGCGAACCACCGAGCCTCGACGCGGGCGAGATCACCGACAAGGGCTACATCAACCAGCGCGCGGTGCTCGTGCGCCGCGCGGCCGAGGTGGCGCGGCTGCATGCCGGCGCGGACCACGACCTGCAGGTCATCCGGCTGCGCGACTGA
- a CDS encoding 3-hydroxyacyl-CoA dehydrogenase NAD-binding domain-containing protein: MEPTPKRVAVVATGVIGASWAAYFLARGLYVEATDPSPDAEARLRAAVAAHWPTLERFGLASGASAGRLRFHARLEDAVAQADFVQESGPERLDFKVDLFRRMDEAAPAHAILASSSSGLAISAVQAECKHPERVVLGHPFNPPHLIPLVEVVGGARTSDQTIERTMAFYAAIGKRPIHVKREVKGHIANRLQAALWREAFHLVDEGVASVADIDTAIAHGPGLRWAVMGPFMNLHLSGGAGGIEHVLAHLGGPIEDWWKDLGAPSMTEELKQKVAEGVAEELGARRVAELEAARDILLLNLIRAKSETGRLD, translated from the coding sequence ATGGAACCGACTCCGAAACGCGTGGCGGTGGTCGCCACCGGCGTCATCGGCGCCAGCTGGGCCGCCTACTTCCTCGCGCGCGGCCTCTACGTGGAGGCCACCGACCCCTCGCCCGATGCCGAGGCGCGGCTGCGCGCGGCCGTGGCTGCGCACTGGCCCACGCTCGAACGCTTCGGCCTGGCCAGCGGCGCCTCGGCCGGGCGGCTGCGCTTCCACGCGCGGCTCGAGGATGCGGTGGCCCAGGCCGACTTCGTCCAGGAAAGCGGCCCCGAGCGGCTGGATTTCAAGGTCGACCTGTTCCGGCGCATGGACGAGGCCGCGCCGGCCCACGCGATCCTGGCGTCGAGCTCCTCGGGGCTCGCGATCAGCGCCGTGCAGGCCGAGTGCAAGCACCCGGAGCGCGTGGTGCTGGGCCATCCCTTCAACCCGCCGCACCTGATCCCGCTGGTGGAGGTGGTCGGCGGCGCGCGCACCTCGGACCAGACCATCGAACGCACGATGGCCTTCTATGCCGCCATCGGCAAGCGGCCGATCCACGTGAAGCGCGAGGTCAAGGGCCACATCGCGAACCGGCTGCAGGCTGCGCTCTGGCGCGAGGCCTTCCACCTGGTCGATGAAGGCGTGGCGAGCGTGGCCGACATCGACACCGCCATTGCGCACGGCCCCGGCCTGCGCTGGGCGGTGATGGGGCCGTTCATGAACCTGCATCTTTCAGGCGGCGCGGGCGGCATCGAACACGTGCTCGCGCACCTGGGCGGGCCGATCGAGGACTGGTGGAAAGACCTGGGCGCGCCGTCGATGACGGAAGAACTCAAGCAGAAGGTGGCCGAGGGCGTGGCCGAGGAACTGGGCGCGCGGCGCGTGGCCGAGCTGGAGGCCGCGCGCGACATCCTGCTGTTGAACCTGATTCGCGCGAAGTCCGAAACCGGCAGACTCGATTGA
- a CDS encoding Bug family tripartite tricarboxylate transporter substrate binding protein, with amino-acid sequence MNTRRHFLHTLGAATALGALSPLAARAQALEQVKIYYGFPAGSAGDSVARRVGEKLAGSAYCRNAAVVENKPGAGGRIALETLKSAPADGSVLALSPFSCTSIYPHIYSKLSYDPGKDFVPVSIAAVMHHGLAVGPLVPPEVRTVKDFLAWAKANPNQASYGSPAAGSTPHFIGALLGLHNGVDLKHVPYRGSIPGVTDVVGGQIAAMVTPSGDFIPNHKAGKLRLLATSGKARSPFSPEVATFAEQGFAELTTEEWFGFYAPARTPASVVATANAAINAAIKEKVVTDSLAVVGLIAQGSTAEEMARSQRAEAERWGPLVKKIGFTADS; translated from the coding sequence ATGAACACCCGCCGCCACTTCCTCCACACGCTCGGCGCAGCCACTGCGCTGGGCGCCCTCTCGCCGCTGGCCGCACGGGCCCAGGCACTCGAGCAGGTCAAGATCTACTACGGCTTCCCGGCCGGCAGCGCCGGCGACAGCGTGGCGCGCCGCGTGGGCGAAAAGCTCGCGGGCTCGGCCTACTGCCGCAACGCGGCCGTGGTCGAGAACAAGCCGGGCGCCGGCGGACGCATCGCGCTGGAAACGCTCAAGAGCGCGCCGGCCGACGGCAGCGTGCTGGCGCTGTCGCCCTTCTCGTGCACCTCGATCTATCCGCACATCTACAGCAAGCTCAGCTACGACCCGGGCAAGGACTTCGTGCCGGTGTCGATCGCCGCCGTCATGCACCATGGCCTCGCGGTCGGCCCGCTGGTGCCGCCCGAGGTGCGCACGGTGAAGGACTTCCTCGCCTGGGCCAAGGCCAACCCGAACCAGGCCAGCTACGGCTCGCCCGCGGCCGGCTCGACGCCGCACTTCATCGGCGCGCTGCTGGGCCTCCACAACGGCGTCGATCTCAAGCACGTGCCCTACCGCGGCTCCATTCCCGGCGTGACCGACGTGGTGGGCGGACAGATCGCCGCCATGGTCACGCCCAGCGGCGACTTCATTCCCAACCACAAGGCCGGCAAGCTGCGGCTGCTCGCCACCTCGGGCAAGGCGCGCTCGCCTTTCTCGCCCGAGGTGGCGACCTTCGCCGAGCAGGGCTTCGCCGAGCTGACCACCGAGGAATGGTTCGGCTTCTACGCGCCGGCCAGGACGCCAGCCAGCGTGGTGGCAACGGCCAATGCGGCGATCAACGCGGCCATCAAGGAAAAGGTGGTGACGGACAGCCTGGCCGTGGTCGGCCTGATCGCCCAGGGCTCCACCGCCGAAGAGATGGCGCGCTCTCAGCGGGCCGAGGCCGAGCGCTGGGGCCCGCTGGTCAAGAAGATCGGCTTCACGGCGGACTCCTGA
- a CDS encoding 3-keto-5-aminohexanoate cleavage protein, with product MSSKRKVIVTIAPTGGMAHKSQNPHLPTQPDEIAADVLRCWNAGASVAAIHARRPDDGATCDADVYRDINTRIRNAGCDIVINNSTGGGVHGDMVKPLAGDRWEIAWEERIKGMDAGAEMCTLDATTLNLSFEGRQILMDTPITRGRELAAGMKARGIKPEWEVFSPTHILQDTTTLIEEGHDDEPYFINLVMNVHRNFQNAMPYSPRFLQMMVDTLPRGSIFGVSGIGTSQLEANVAALLLGGHARVGLEDNLYFRHGELATNVQLTERIVRVIHELDMEVATPAEARQMMGLPRRSGPRPEFAPR from the coding sequence ATGTCGTCCAAGCGCAAAGTGATCGTGACCATCGCCCCCACCGGCGGCATGGCGCACAAGTCGCAGAACCCCCACCTTCCCACCCAGCCCGACGAGATCGCGGCCGACGTGCTGCGCTGCTGGAACGCCGGCGCGAGCGTGGCCGCCATCCATGCGCGCCGCCCCGACGACGGCGCGACCTGCGACGCGGACGTGTACCGCGACATCAACACGCGCATCCGCAATGCCGGCTGCGACATCGTCATCAACAACTCCACCGGCGGCGGCGTGCACGGCGACATGGTGAAGCCACTGGCGGGCGACCGCTGGGAGATCGCCTGGGAAGAGCGCATCAAGGGCATGGACGCGGGCGCCGAGATGTGCACGCTCGACGCGACCACGCTGAACCTGAGCTTCGAGGGCAGGCAGATCCTGATGGACACGCCCATCACGCGCGGCCGCGAGCTCGCGGCCGGCATGAAGGCGCGCGGCATCAAGCCCGAATGGGAAGTGTTCAGCCCCACGCACATCCTGCAGGACACCACCACGCTGATCGAGGAGGGCCATGACGACGAGCCCTACTTCATCAACCTGGTGATGAACGTGCACCGCAACTTCCAGAACGCGATGCCGTATTCGCCGCGCTTCCTGCAGATGATGGTCGACACTCTGCCGCGCGGCAGCATCTTCGGCGTGAGCGGCATCGGCACCTCGCAGCTGGAAGCCAACGTGGCGGCGCTGCTGCTGGGCGGCCATGCGCGCGTGGGGCTGGAAGACAACCTCTACTTCCGCCACGGCGAGCTGGCCACCAACGTGCAGCTCACCGAACGCATCGTGCGCGTCATCCATGAGCTCGACATGGAAGTGGCCACGCCGGCCGAAGCAAGGCAGATGATGGGGCTGCCGCGCAGAAGCGGCCCGCGCCCCGAATTCGCGCCGCGCTGA
- a CDS encoding Crp/Fnr family transcriptional regulator, which yields MATTKPAFKAASLTIPQLLQRSAWYPLLDETARERVLDEIREVEVAAGAALCRRGDTPLHWYGTLEGLLKWSITSSDGRSVTFGGLSVGSWFGEGTLLRGAPRSADVIALRPSRVAQLPVETFEWLHRTQRGFDHFLLQQLNERLHWFMGNYAAHRLLDADGQVARALAGLFHPWLYPGSELHLQTSQEEIANLSGVSRQRCNAALNRLKEAGFLRIEYGGITVVDLEGLRRFISE from the coding sequence ATGGCCACGACGAAGCCGGCCTTCAAGGCGGCATCGCTGACGATTCCCCAGTTGCTGCAGCGCTCGGCCTGGTATCCGCTGCTCGACGAAACGGCGCGCGAACGCGTGCTCGACGAGATCCGCGAGGTCGAAGTCGCGGCCGGCGCCGCGCTGTGCCGGCGCGGCGATACGCCGCTGCACTGGTACGGCACGCTCGAAGGCTTGCTCAAGTGGTCGATCACCTCGAGCGACGGCCGCTCGGTCACCTTCGGCGGGCTGTCGGTGGGCAGCTGGTTCGGCGAAGGCACGCTGCTGCGCGGCGCTCCGCGCTCGGCCGATGTCATTGCGCTGCGGCCGAGCCGCGTCGCGCAGCTGCCGGTCGAGACCTTCGAATGGCTGCACCGCACGCAGCGCGGCTTCGATCACTTCCTGCTGCAGCAGCTCAACGAGCGGCTGCACTGGTTCATGGGCAACTACGCGGCGCACCGGCTGCTCGACGCCGACGGCCAGGTGGCCCGTGCGCTGGCGGGGCTGTTCCATCCGTGGCTGTATCCGGGCAGCGAGCTGCACCTGCAGACCTCGCAGGAGGAGATCGCCAACCTTTCCGGCGTGTCGCGCCAGCGCTGCAATGCGGCACTGAACCGGCTGAAGGAAGCGGGGTTCCTGCGGATCGAATACGGCGGCATCACCGTGGTCGACCTCGAAGGGCTGCGCCGCTTCATCAGCGAATGA